From Nicotiana tabacum cultivar K326 chromosome 22, ASM71507v2, whole genome shotgun sequence, one genomic window encodes:
- the LOC107828689 gene encoding membrane-bound transcription factor site-2 protease homolog has translation MGRVHLLRPPLGFKPLFARCLKAWFSMGVGFSLAVLAAVTMILLYEIGQILCLYYSNTQMSYVMSGYLLGFSSMISGLTISLADIGYLCISSIISVSVHELGHALAAASEGIQMEYIAVFLASLFPGALVAFNHELLLALSKVSALRIYCAGVWHNAALCAVCAWALFVQPLILSPFYIHDEGPVVLDVSPTSPLSGYLSPGDVIISLDGIRINNLQEWSQMIAILIEHYQNSQNHSLPGNSMKTSVGKGYCVPYSLIEESKHISLKGNETSCPDELSPFITIPCLDQAMPDDDNLEVNHQRDGGELHCLYATDILNLEKCGDGWGSIRNNRSSCLCSKDKACFVPLLSTGVAWVEIAYSSPPLHCSQLGTMRVVDDDNSRENPCVKTFVFVGNVNSMKHSVLLTSYQPR, from the exons ATGGGAAGAGTTCACCTTCTGCGGCCTCCATTGGGATTCAAACCTTTGTTTGCAAG GTGCTTGAAAGCTTGGTTCTCAATGGGTGTTGGATTTAGTCTTGCCGTGTTGGCTGCAGTTACTATG ATTCTTTTGTATGAAATCGGCCAGATACTGTGTCTCTATTATAGCAACACTCAGATGAGCTATGTTATGAGTGGATATCTGTTGGGGTTTTCTTCTATG ATATCAGGCTTGACCATCTCACTGGCTGACATTGGATATCTGTGCATATCTTCCATCATATCAGTTTCAGTGCATGAACTTGGCCACGCTCTAGCTGCTGCAAG TGAGGGCATACAGATGGAGTACATCGCTGTATTTCTGGCTTCATTATTTCCAGGCGCTCTTGTGGCATTCAATCACGAGTTATTGCTGGCATTATCCAAAGTTTCTGCTCTTCGTATATATTGTGCTGGCGTTTGGCATAATGCAGCT CTCTGTGCTGTTTGTGCTTGGGCGTTGTTTGTTCAACCCTTGATCTTGTCTCCATTTTACATTCATGATGAAGGCCCCGTG GTGCTGGATGTGTCTCCAACATCGCCATTGTCTGGCTATTTATCTCCTGGTGATGTCATAATATCATTGGATGGCATCCGCATCAATAATCTTCAGGAGTGGTCGCAAATGATTGCTATACTAATTGAGCACTATCAAAACTCTCAGAATCACAGCCTTCCTGGGAACTCTATGAAAACAAGTGTTGGTAAAGGCTACTGTGTTCCCTATTCTTTGATTGAAGAGAGCAAACATATTTCGTTGAAAGGCAATGAAACTTCTTGCCCAGATGAATTAAGTCCATTTATTACCATTCCATGCTTGGATCAGGCCATGCCTGATGATGATAATCTTGAGGTTAACCATCAAAGGGATGGAGGTGAACTCCACTGCTTATATGCAACGGATATATTAAACCTTGAGAAATGTGGTGATGGTTGGGGTAGTATTCGTAACAACAGGAGCAGCTGCTTGTGTTCCAAG GACAAAGCATGCTTTGTTCCACTTTTGTCGACCGGTGTAGCATGGGTGGAGATAGCATATTCAAGTCCTCCTCTGCATTGCTCGCAACTTGGAACAATGCGTGTTGTTGACGATGATAACTCAAGGGAGAACCCCTGTGTTAAGACTTTTGTTTTTGTGGGTAATGTAAATTCAATGAAGCATTCAGTTCTTTTGACTTCATATCAACCTCGTTGA